In a genomic window of Bacteroidales bacterium:
- a CDS encoding PEP/pyruvate-binding domain-containing protein, with amino-acid sequence MLNLKRYYFSDTPFINLMKKRIYHVLLVSSSYDAFILEGDGRIDEQIFNEYVALNLRYPPQFMLTHSNDEAWDILENESIDLIIIMLSADNTGTFDLAKRIKNAYPRKPIIVLTPFSREVSLKLNQEDYSYIDYFFSWLGNPDILLAIIKLIEDKMNVEHDVNEVGVQAILLVEDSIRFYSSYLPNIYKIIFKQSKAFQLEGLNEHQQMLRMRGRPKILLATNYNEATTIYEKFKNNLLGIITDVSYERNGEMDKEAGIKLCRRVKKDDVFMPLLLQSSDAENEKLAKELNVGFLNKTSKTLSIELRNFIIEFFAFGDFVFQDPETMEEINRAPDLKTLQLKMFEVPDDSLLYHITHNHISKWLRARALFPLADLLRDLRMSDFDNDLDAIRRFIFDAIGSYRMYKSRGVIAEFNKESFDEYLSFTRIGSGSIGGKARGLAFLDTLIKKYRFLDKYDDIIVSIPKTVVLCTDVFDEFIEQNDLHKIALSDASNEQILEQFAKARLPFRIHEDLYTLISYIRKPLAIRSSSLLEDSHYQPFAGIYNTYMIPYVENDERLMIRILSEAIKCVYASAFFTDSKSYMTATSNVIDEEKMAIVIQMICGEKYNNRFYPSISGVARSINFYPIEPEKPEDGIANIAFGLGKYVVEGGVTLRFSPKHPRKILQLSNPEMALKETQKIFYALNLDPSSFKPDVDDAINLLKIPVNEANKDNSLKNIASTWDFENNILRDGIQFPGQRVITFSQLLNHNVFPLAEIIHMALEMGSQEMSRPVEIEFAVDLNPVKGEPMVFNLLQIRPIVDNTEMIEEKLDTIPFEKTILYSRSALGNGTIKNIRDIVYVKPQTFIASKTQDIAMKVSRLNEWFTGEKKNYILIGPGRWGSADPWLGIPVKWPQISSARLIVESGLSHYRVDPSQGTHFFQNLTSFRVGYFTINSYIREGHYDVDYLSTLPAVHEDEYLRHVCFGHPLEIFIDGRNKLGVVMKPE; translated from the coding sequence ATTCTGAATTTAAAGCGGTATTATTTCTCCGATACGCCCTTCATCAACCTGATGAAGAAACGCATCTACCATGTGCTACTGGTGTCAAGTTCATATGATGCATTCATCCTGGAAGGTGACGGGCGGATCGACGAACAGATCTTTAACGAATATGTGGCGCTCAACCTCCGGTACCCCCCGCAGTTCATGCTCACCCACTCCAACGACGAGGCATGGGACATCCTTGAAAATGAAAGCATCGATCTGATTATCATCATGCTGAGTGCCGACAATACAGGGACCTTCGATCTGGCAAAAAGGATCAAGAATGCATACCCCAGAAAACCCATCATTGTTCTCACTCCCTTTTCCAGGGAAGTCAGCCTGAAGCTGAACCAGGAAGATTACAGCTACATCGATTATTTTTTCAGCTGGCTGGGAAATCCGGATATTTTACTGGCGATCATCAAGCTGATCGAAGACAAAATGAATGTGGAGCACGATGTGAATGAGGTTGGAGTGCAGGCGATCCTACTTGTGGAAGATTCGATCCGTTTTTATTCCAGTTACCTGCCGAACATCTACAAGATCATTTTCAAGCAATCCAAGGCATTCCAGCTCGAAGGGCTCAATGAACACCAGCAGATGCTGCGGATGCGCGGCAGACCCAAGATCCTGCTGGCTACCAATTATAATGAAGCCACAACCATCTATGAAAAATTCAAGAATAACCTGCTGGGGATCATCACCGATGTGAGTTATGAGCGAAACGGGGAAATGGACAAGGAAGCAGGAATCAAACTGTGCAGAAGGGTCAAAAAGGATGATGTTTTCATGCCGCTGTTGCTGCAAAGCTCCGATGCCGAAAATGAAAAGCTGGCCAAAGAGCTGAATGTGGGTTTTCTGAACAAGACCTCCAAGACCCTTTCGATCGAGCTGCGGAATTTCATCATCGAATTTTTTGCCTTTGGCGATTTCGTCTTTCAGGATCCTGAAACCATGGAAGAGATCAACCGGGCTCCTGACCTGAAAACCCTCCAGCTGAAGATGTTTGAGGTTCCGGATGATTCATTGCTTTACCACATAACCCATAACCACATCTCCAAATGGCTCCGGGCCAGGGCACTGTTCCCCCTGGCCGATCTGCTGCGTGATTTGCGTATGTCCGATTTTGACAATGATCTTGATGCCATACGCCGGTTCATCTTCGATGCCATCGGGAGCTACCGTATGTATAAGTCGCGAGGGGTCATCGCCGAATTCAACAAGGAAAGTTTCGATGAATACCTCAGCTTCACACGGATCGGAAGCGGCTCTATCGGAGGAAAAGCCAGGGGACTGGCCTTTCTGGACACACTCATCAAAAAGTACAGATTCCTCGATAAATACGACGACATCATTGTTTCCATCCCTAAAACGGTAGTCCTCTGCACCGATGTCTTCGACGAGTTCATCGAACAGAACGATCTTCATAAAATAGCCCTGTCAGACGCTTCCAATGAACAGATCCTGGAACAGTTTGCCAAAGCCAGGTTACCGTTCCGCATCCACGAAGATCTTTACACACTGATCAGCTATATCAGGAAACCCCTGGCCATCCGATCGTCCAGTCTTCTGGAGGACAGTCATTATCAGCCATTTGCAGGTATTTACAACACCTACATGATCCCTTATGTGGAGAATGACGAGCGGCTGATGATCCGGATCCTGAGCGAAGCGATCAAATGTGTCTACGCTTCTGCCTTCTTCACCGACAGCAAGTCGTATATGACGGCGACCTCCAACGTGATCGATGAGGAAAAAATGGCTATCGTGATTCAGATGATATGCGGAGAGAAATACAACAACCGCTTTTATCCTTCCATCTCGGGAGTGGCCCGCTCCATCAACTTTTACCCGATCGAACCCGAGAAACCTGAAGACGGGATTGCCAATATCGCATTCGGACTGGGGAAATATGTCGTAGAGGGAGGTGTTACCCTGAGGTTTTCGCCCAAACATCCCAGAAAGATCCTGCAGCTTTCCAACCCCGAGATGGCTTTGAAGGAGACCCAGAAAATATTCTATGCACTGAATCTGGATCCCTCCAGTTTTAAACCGGATGTTGATGACGCGATCAATTTGCTTAAAATTCCCGTAAATGAAGCCAATAAGGATAATTCACTGAAAAATATCGCCTCCACGTGGGATTTCGAGAACAATATCCTGCGGGATGGCATTCAGTTTCCGGGACAGCGTGTGATCACGTTTTCACAGCTCTTGAACCATAACGTCTTTCCACTTGCAGAGATCATCCACATGGCCCTTGAAATGGGATCACAGGAGATGAGCCGCCCGGTTGAGATCGAGTTTGCCGTCGACCTGAACCCGGTAAAAGGAGAACCCATGGTCTTTAACCTGCTGCAGATCCGGCCGATCGTTGACAATACGGAAATGATCGAAGAAAAGCTGGACACCATCCCCTTTGAAAAAACCATTTTATACTCACGGTCCGCCCTGGGGAACGGAACCATAAAGAATATCCGGGATATTGTCTATGTAAAGCCCCAGACCTTCATTGCCAGCAAAACACAGGATATCGCAATGAAAGTCAGCCGGTTGAATGAATGGTTCACCGGTGAGAAAAAAAATTACATCCTGATAGGACCGGGACGGTGGGGCTCGGCAGATCCCTGGCTGGGAATCCCCGTCAAATGGCCCCAGATCTCATCTGCCAGGCTGATAGTCGAATCAGGACTTTCACATTACCGCGTTGATCCCAGCCAGGGGACGCATTTTTTCCAGAACCTGACTTCGTTCCGGGTGGGATACTTCACAATCAATTCCTATATCCGGGAAGGACATTATGATGTTGATTACCTTTCCACCCTGCCTGCGGTTCATGAAGATGAATACCTGCGCCACGTCTGCTTCGGACATCCTCTTGAGATCTTCATTGATGGAAGAAACAAACTGGGGGTGGTGATGAAGCCGGAGTGA
- a CDS encoding DUF4136 domain-containing protein encodes MKKMIQFAFCCLVLLFFSACSSLKITTDYDRSVDFTKYQTFDFIELDVQGAISELNQNRFIAAIKAEMEKKGFKLDESDPDMLVNATAIIEDKQSVTADTYGYGGYYRPYRWGGGVTTTNFDVYEYKTGSLIIDVIDASTRQLIWEGTGNKEIDTQVKDPDAAAANVVARIMAGFPPVSSTQGKIRL; translated from the coding sequence ATGAAAAAAATGATCCAATTTGCCTTTTGCTGCCTGGTGCTTTTATTTTTCTCAGCCTGCAGCTCACTGAAGATCACTACCGATTATGACCGGTCAGTCGACTTCACAAAATACCAGACTTTTGATTTCATTGAGCTGGATGTACAGGGTGCTATAAGTGAGTTGAACCAGAATCGCTTCATCGCTGCCATCAAGGCTGAGATGGAGAAGAAGGGATTTAAGCTGGATGAAAGTGACCCGGATATGCTGGTCAATGCTACAGCCATCATTGAGGATAAACAATCCGTAACAGCTGATACCTATGGTTATGGTGGATATTACCGTCCGTACAGGTGGGGCGGGGGTGTGACGACGACCAACTTCGATGTGTATGAGTATAAAACCGGTTCGCTGATCATTGACGTGATCGATGCCTCCACCCGGCAGCTGATCTGGGAGGGAACGGGTAACAAGGAAATTGACACCCAGGTGAAAGATCCGGACGCTGCTGCTGCAAACGTTGTGGCCCGGATCATGGCGGGATTCCCGCCTGTCAGCTCTACGCAGGGGAAGATTCGCCTATAA
- a CDS encoding FAD-dependent oxidoreductase — MSDDLNILLNGKILKGKYGETILELANRHGIQIPTLCYDPRMEPFTSCFLCMVEIEGFRGLQPSCSTRISEGMKITTDNERIRSARKTALSLLVSNHYADCIGPCKDTCPAGVDVQGYISLIEKGMVHEAVALIKETNPLPAICGRVCVRPCEVACRRNLLDEGHAVGIDYLKRFAADRDLNSPEKWKPLMKPSTGKKVAVIGAGPAGLSCGFFLQKEGHQVDIFEAAPRAGGWLRYGIPEYRLPNDVLQKEVDNITEMGVRIFFNRKLGENQNYEELKTKYHAVIIAIGSQKGTNIGCEGDDAIHVFSGIDFLKKMELTGERFDFQGKRVAVIGGGNTAMDCCRTARRCGAKEVIVIYRRTEKEMPANPIEIHESKLEGVRYMLLTNPARINKNTEGKVTSITCQKMQLGEPDRSGRRRPIPLEGSEFDVQVDYILAAIGQKTDVNFLDCINKYYDERELKLNRWGDIDADPMTLQTGIPSIFAAGDGVSGPATLIQAIAQARIAAHSCHLFLMEKPVTPLKSEFLSKKENFRQQVPADYKAHFQHQKREEMPTLDPGHRLNFNEVELGYANLQVALHETQRCLECGCVEYFTCDLKRYCTEYEAEQNTYKGDFTEREIDFRHPYIEIDNNKCILCSRCIRICREVAGANALGLVNRGFETYVAPAMGKPLQNTSCESCGLCISTCPTGAITENVPFKPGPVRLQLAETICNYCSVGCTITLNHKNGFVMKVTGAEGMINKDSNLCRYAKFGYHYINDGSRITKPLYRENGHFQQIEFERAFQIIRERIRKVKPNENAFFAGARLSNEELYLTQKLARAAVNTNNISSFHYLNRGTGYAFDSSNNVPFEQISGASKIYLIGAEVNIDNAVVGFMINQAHHKYNIPVELITVHPKSTMIPKVESSVIIQSYYHFIRAVNYYLVTNSFENRLFIEDNCDGFEQYKQDLLKENFVHLLNASGAPIMDRVIEFAKEINREINAIIVFSEKECCARTATEIYNLALLTGKLGKTSNGIIALREKNNAQGLIDMGITPELGIGGIPICDRDLHRRLKEKWQVHSIPGRVLDLYALLENAQLRNLFIFGEDPLGCAYNKAKVAGWLSIADFVMVQDYFLTETARHAHLILPASLPFESGGSFTNTQRMIQTFERVLECPVEHTGYQQLNALLEKFGFNGTSSLEDIRLEALTLLKIPADMERYTFHTPDGALGSRMFHHGCDIVNKRFDEEFTHALSSGRLLIGESSPA; from the coding sequence ATGAGCGACGATCTGAACATACTACTTAACGGGAAGATACTAAAAGGCAAGTACGGGGAAACGATCCTTGAGCTGGCCAACCGGCACGGCATACAGATACCTACTTTATGCTACGATCCAAGGATGGAACCCTTTACATCATGCTTTTTGTGCATGGTGGAAATCGAAGGATTCCGCGGTCTGCAACCTTCCTGCTCCACAAGGATCAGTGAGGGGATGAAGATCACCACCGATAATGAAAGGATTCGCAGTGCCAGGAAAACAGCCCTCAGCCTTTTAGTAAGCAACCATTACGCAGATTGTATCGGCCCCTGCAAAGATACCTGCCCGGCTGGTGTGGATGTACAGGGATATATATCCCTGATCGAGAAAGGAATGGTCCACGAAGCCGTTGCATTGATCAAGGAAACCAATCCGCTGCCCGCCATCTGCGGCAGGGTGTGTGTCAGGCCCTGTGAAGTGGCCTGCCGACGCAACCTGCTTGACGAGGGCCATGCAGTCGGCATTGACTACCTGAAACGATTCGCTGCCGATAGAGACCTGAATTCCCCGGAGAAGTGGAAACCTTTGATGAAGCCCTCCACCGGTAAAAAAGTGGCCGTGATCGGTGCCGGCCCTGCGGGACTGTCCTGCGGATTTTTTCTTCAGAAAGAAGGACACCAGGTGGATATCTTCGAAGCAGCTCCCAGGGCAGGGGGATGGCTGCGCTATGGCATACCCGAATACCGTCTTCCGAACGATGTGCTTCAAAAAGAAGTGGACAACATCACAGAAATGGGAGTCCGCATATTTTTTAACAGAAAATTGGGTGAAAATCAAAATTATGAAGAGCTCAAAACTAAGTACCATGCTGTGATCATCGCCATCGGTTCACAAAAAGGTACGAACATCGGCTGTGAAGGCGATGATGCTATCCATGTGTTTTCCGGTATTGATTTTCTGAAAAAGATGGAACTTACCGGTGAGCGATTCGACTTTCAAGGTAAACGCGTTGCTGTGATCGGAGGAGGTAATACAGCTATGGATTGTTGCCGCACCGCCAGAAGATGCGGGGCCAAGGAGGTGATCGTCATCTACCGCCGCACGGAAAAAGAGATGCCCGCCAATCCGATTGAGATCCACGAATCCAAACTCGAAGGAGTCCGGTACATGCTTCTAACGAATCCAGCCAGAATAAACAAGAACACCGAAGGAAAGGTCACATCCATCACCTGTCAGAAGATGCAGCTTGGCGAACCGGACCGGTCGGGACGCCGTCGTCCCATACCCCTTGAGGGATCGGAGTTCGATGTACAAGTGGATTATATCCTTGCTGCTATTGGCCAAAAAACAGACGTAAACTTCCTGGATTGCATTAACAAATATTATGATGAGCGTGAACTGAAACTTAACCGGTGGGGAGATATTGATGCAGATCCGATGACCCTCCAGACAGGCATTCCCTCCATTTTTGCTGCAGGAGATGGCGTGAGCGGACCTGCCACACTCATCCAGGCCATCGCACAGGCCCGGATTGCTGCGCACAGTTGCCATCTTTTTCTGATGGAAAAGCCCGTAACTCCGCTCAAATCGGAATTCCTGAGCAAAAAAGAAAATTTCAGACAACAGGTCCCTGCGGATTATAAAGCTCATTTCCAACACCAGAAACGGGAAGAAATGCCCACGCTGGATCCCGGCCATCGCCTCAATTTCAATGAAGTTGAGCTTGGCTATGCCAACCTGCAAGTGGCCCTTCATGAAACGCAGCGTTGCCTGGAATGTGGCTGTGTGGAATATTTTACCTGCGACCTGAAGCGATATTGTACCGAATACGAAGCTGAACAGAACACCTATAAAGGTGATTTCACCGAACGGGAGATCGATTTCCGGCATCCTTACATCGAGATCGACAACAACAAATGCATTCTCTGTTCACGCTGCATACGTATCTGCCGTGAAGTGGCAGGAGCCAATGCACTGGGACTGGTTAACCGGGGTTTTGAAACCTATGTGGCACCCGCAATGGGCAAACCTTTGCAGAATACCTCCTGCGAATCCTGCGGATTATGCATCTCCACCTGTCCGACTGGTGCCATCACGGAAAATGTTCCATTCAAACCCGGACCGGTCAGGCTTCAACTGGCTGAAACCATCTGTAACTATTGCTCCGTGGGTTGTACGATCACTCTTAACCATAAAAATGGTTTTGTCATGAAAGTGACAGGAGCAGAAGGAATGATCAATAAGGACAGCAACCTCTGCAGGTATGCTAAATTCGGGTATCACTATATCAATGATGGATCCCGGATCACCAAACCCCTCTACAGGGAAAACGGTCATTTTCAACAAATCGAATTTGAAAGAGCTTTTCAAATCATCCGGGAACGCATTCGTAAAGTGAAACCGAATGAAAATGCATTTTTCGCAGGAGCCAGACTGTCCAATGAAGAGCTCTACCTGACCCAGAAACTGGCCAGGGCTGCTGTCAATACCAATAATATCAGCAGCTTCCATTACCTGAACCGTGGAACTGGGTATGCATTCGATTCCTCCAACAATGTTCCTTTTGAACAGATCAGCGGAGCCAGCAAAATTTATCTGATCGGAGCAGAGGTGAACATCGACAATGCTGTCGTTGGCTTCATGATCAACCAGGCACATCATAAGTACAACATCCCTGTCGAACTGATCACGGTGCATCCGAAAAGCACGATGATACCCAAAGTGGAATCCAGTGTGATCATTCAATCGTATTACCATTTTATCAGGGCTGTAAATTACTACCTGGTCACCAATAGTTTTGAAAACCGTCTTTTTATTGAAGATAACTGTGACGGTTTTGAGCAATACAAACAAGATCTGCTTAAAGAAAATTTCGTACACCTTCTGAATGCTTCCGGTGCTCCGATCATGGATAGGGTCATCGAATTTGCCAAGGAGATCAACCGGGAGATCAACGCCATTATCGTCTTTTCCGAAAAAGAATGCTGTGCCCGAACTGCTACTGAAATTTACAACCTGGCCTTGCTGACCGGCAAGCTGGGCAAGACATCCAATGGCATCATCGCACTCAGGGAGAAGAACAATGCTCAGGGACTGATCGACATGGGCATTACCCCTGAACTGGGAATAGGCGGAATCCCAATCTGTGACAGGGATTTGCATCGCCGTCTGAAGGAAAAGTGGCAGGTTCACTCCATCCCGGGAAGGGTATTGGACCTGTACGCATTGCTGGAAAATGCACAGTTGCGGAACCTGTTTATCTTTGGAGAAGATCCACTGGGATGCGCTTATAATAAAGCAAAGGTAGCTGGCTGGCTATCCATAGCGGACTTTGTAATGGTTCAGGATTATTTCCTGACTGAAACAGCCAGACACGCTCACCTGATCCTGCCAGCATCCTTGCCCTTTGAGTCCGGTGGCAGCTTCACAAACACACAACGAATGATCCAGACGTTTGAGAGAGTCCTTGAATGCCCCGTTGAGCATACCGGTTATCAGCAATTGAATGCATTGCTGGAAAAATTTGGATTTAACGGGACTTCCAGCCTCGAAGATATACGCCTGGAAGCGCTGACCTTGCTGAAGATCCCGGCGGATATGGAAAGATATACTTTCCATACGCCCGATGGGGCACTCGGTTCCCGAATGTTCCACCATGGCTGCGATATTGTGAACAAACGGTTCGACGAAGAGTTCACTCACGCCCTTTCATCCGGCCGGCTCCTTATAGGCGAATCTTCCCCTGCGTAG
- a CDS encoding NADH-quinone oxidoreductase subunit NuoF — protein MENIKVIVGLGSCGIAAGAGKTYEKINALRQSEDLGFELKKTSCIGMCYREPLVEVIDDTGSYLYGEVDELKAVEIIDKHIMQHVPVKEYVVRTDLFATADNDFMDNQIKITLRNCGYIDPENIEEYEGRQGYRAIKKIAGQRISRIDVIQTVTSSGLRGRGGAGFPTGLKWKFANDNKASEKYIICNADEGDPGAFMDRSVLEGDPHSVLEGMIIGAYAIEATGGVIYCRAEYPLAIKRLTIAIEQARRKGYLGKNILGIAGFDFDIHIKEGAGAFVCGEETALIASVEGERGMPRKRPPFPAASGLWKKPTNINNVETYANIPWIILNGGEAYAKYGTAKSKGTKVFALAGKIKRSGLVEVPMGITIRDIIFKLGGGIRGDKKFKAVQLGGPSGGCIPEYLADTPIDYDSVTATGAIMGSGGMVVMDETTCMVDVAKFFLDFTQKESCGKCTFCRIGTKRMLEILIRITEGKGEQGDIERLEDLAYHIKDGSLCALGQSAPNPVLTTIKYFRDEYEAHIRDKKCPAKACKKLLTYEVIPEKCTGCMVCAKNCPVEAITGERKQIHFIHQEKCIKCGVCFSKCKFEAIKLS, from the coding sequence ATGGAAAATATTAAAGTAATCGTTGGACTGGGCAGTTGCGGGATTGCAGCCGGAGCAGGGAAAACCTACGAAAAAATCAACGCCCTCCGTCAATCCGAGGATCTTGGCTTTGAGCTGAAGAAAACAAGCTGTATCGGGATGTGCTACCGTGAGCCTCTGGTTGAAGTGATCGATGACACAGGCTCCTACCTGTATGGTGAGGTAGATGAGTTAAAAGCCGTTGAGATCATTGATAAGCACATCATGCAGCATGTTCCCGTGAAGGAATATGTGGTCCGTACCGACCTGTTTGCTACCGCAGACAATGATTTCATGGATAACCAGATCAAGATCACCCTCCGGAATTGCGGGTACATTGACCCGGAAAACATCGAAGAGTACGAAGGGAGGCAGGGATACCGTGCGATCAAAAAAATCGCGGGTCAGCGTATTTCCCGTATCGACGTCATCCAAACCGTGACATCATCCGGTTTACGGGGTCGCGGGGGAGCCGGCTTTCCAACAGGATTGAAATGGAAATTCGCAAACGACAACAAAGCCAGCGAGAAATACATCATATGTAACGCTGATGAAGGAGATCCGGGTGCCTTCATGGACCGGTCGGTGCTGGAAGGGGATCCGCATTCGGTGCTGGAAGGTATGATCATCGGAGCGTATGCCATTGAAGCCACCGGGGGGGTGATCTACTGCCGGGCTGAGTATCCCCTGGCCATCAAACGCCTTACGATTGCCATCGAGCAGGCACGCCGGAAAGGATACCTCGGGAAAAACATCCTGGGTATCGCGGGTTTTGATTTTGACATTCACATCAAAGAAGGCGCCGGTGCCTTTGTCTGCGGGGAGGAAACGGCACTGATCGCCTCTGTGGAAGGAGAAAGAGGCATGCCGCGCAAGAGACCTCCTTTCCCTGCCGCTTCAGGTCTGTGGAAAAAGCCCACGAATATCAACAATGTAGAAACTTACGCTAATATTCCGTGGATCATCCTCAATGGGGGTGAGGCCTATGCAAAGTATGGCACTGCAAAAAGCAAAGGTACCAAGGTGTTTGCTCTTGCAGGAAAAATAAAACGTTCGGGACTGGTGGAAGTACCCATGGGTATTACCATCCGTGATATCATTTTCAAGCTGGGTGGCGGAATCCGTGGCGATAAGAAATTCAAGGCCGTACAGCTGGGAGGCCCTTCGGGCGGCTGTATCCCGGAATACCTGGCCGACACGCCCATCGATTATGATTCAGTCACCGCCACAGGTGCCATCATGGGCTCTGGAGGGATGGTCGTAATGGATGAAACGACCTGTATGGTTGATGTGGCAAAATTCTTCCTCGATTTCACCCAGAAGGAATCCTGCGGAAAATGCACTTTCTGCCGGATCGGTACCAAACGGATGCTGGAAATTCTGATCCGCATTACCGAAGGCAAAGGGGAACAGGGAGACATCGAACGCCTGGAAGACCTGGCCTACCACATCAAAGATGGTTCTTTGTGCGCTCTGGGCCAGTCGGCCCCGAATCCGGTTCTGACGACAATAAAATATTTCCGGGATGAATATGAGGCACATATCCGCGATAAAAAATGCCCAGCAAAAGCCTGCAAGAAGTTGCTGACCTATGAGGTCATTCCGGAGAAATGCACCGGATGCATGGTCTGCGCGAAAAATTGTCCGGTGGAAGCCATTACGGGTGAACGCAAACAAATTCATTTCATTCACCAGGAAAAGTGCATCAAATGCGGAGTCTGTTTTTCCAAATGCAAGTTTGAAGCGATCAAGTTATCATAA
- the nuoE gene encoding NADH-quinone oxidoreductase subunit NuoE — MRISRIHTQPAKEDQSPVDLSLLDTLLLKYKDKKGNLIPLLQGAQDLYGYIPREVFEKISRVSGLKLSDLYGVATFYAQFRLHPVGKKIIKVCHGTACHVQNASTITDSIKESLGVKDGETTEDGLFTLESVACLGCCSLAPVMMVAGEVYGKLTGKDAVRIIREIRIKENN; from the coding sequence ATGCGCATTTCGAGGATCCATACCCAACCGGCAAAAGAGGACCAGAGTCCTGTTGATCTGTCCCTGCTGGACACCCTTTTATTGAAATATAAAGATAAAAAAGGCAATCTTATCCCTCTGCTTCAGGGTGCCCAGGATTTGTACGGTTATATCCCCAGGGAGGTGTTTGAAAAAATATCCCGGGTTAGCGGATTAAAGCTGAGCGATCTGTACGGGGTGGCAACGTTTTACGCTCAGTTCCGCCTGCATCCGGTAGGGAAAAAAATCATCAAGGTTTGCCATGGCACTGCCTGTCACGTCCAGAATGCCAGTACCATCACAGATTCGATTAAGGAATCCCTTGGGGTTAAGGACGGGGAGACCACGGAAGACGGGCTTTTTACCCTTGAATCGGTTGCCTGCCTGGGGTGTTGCTCGCTGGCGCCGGTGATGATGGTAGCCGGGGAGGTATATGGGAAGCTGACAGGAAAGGACGCCGTAAGGATCATCCGGGAAATTCGGATCAAAGAAAACAATTGA
- a CDS encoding DoxX family protein, with product MMTMTYSKGQVIALVSLRIVTGWHFLYEGLAKIVQEDWTARAYLMDSKGFLAGFFNGITANPALLSVADFLNEWGLTFIGLSLILGLFTRISSLSGILLLAFYYLSHPSWPGFEYLFPSEGVYFIVNKNMVEIFGLLVICFFPTSHIIGIKRLIMKWKGVNGVNSHS from the coding sequence ATGATGACCATGACTTACTCCAAAGGGCAGGTTATTGCGCTTGTCTCCCTCCGCATCGTGACCGGCTGGCACTTTCTTTATGAGGGACTTGCCAAAATCGTTCAGGAAGACTGGACGGCCCGGGCTTACCTGATGGATTCCAAAGGATTTCTTGCCGGATTCTTCAACGGGATTACTGCCAATCCAGCCCTCTTATCTGTTGCAGATTTCCTGAATGAATGGGGACTCACCTTCATCGGCCTGTCGCTGATCCTTGGCCTGTTCACCAGGATCAGTTCATTATCCGGGATTCTTCTGCTGGCCTTTTATTATCTTTCCCACCCCAGCTGGCCGGGCTTTGAATATCTTTTCCCATCAGAAGGTGTTTATTTCATCGTGAATAAGAATATGGTCGAAATTTTCGGTTTGCTGGTGATCTGCTTCTTCCCGACTAGCCATATCATCGGAATCAAACGGTTGATAATGAAGTGGAAAGGGGTAAATGGGGTTAATAGTCATTCATAG